CTTAACGGTTACGGTCGGTGCAAAAGCCGCTGCTGCTTCTACTAGTCACTCGCATTAAAGCTTGATGCTTATAAATTTCATACGACAATAGAAAGGGAGTTTAATGACTCCCTTTCTATTCATTTTTACCCCTCGAGAGGAAGAATACGATGATTAACAATACCTTTTTACAGCGTGGAATGAAAAAGCTTTTACTGGCGACATGGGTCATGACGATTATTTTAGCTATTCCTTTGTCCTCCGCAGCAGCCGAACCCACAACGATAAAGAAATTTCAGCTCTATGCGACCGATGGCTATATGACGCTGCCTGATGGTGTCCAATTATATATTTGGGGGTATAGCTTTACGAACGAGCCTGGGAGCGCGACCTTTCCCGCCCCTGCATTGGAAGTGAACGAAGGGGATCAGGTTGAAATTACCCTTACGAACATCGGACCCAAGAAATCGGGAATTAAACGGCTTGCCCATACGATTCATTTTCACGGATTGGATACCGACCAGCAGAACGACGGAGTTCCACATACTTCACCAGCTATTCAAGTTGGGGGAAGCTTCAAATACCAATTTACGGCCAAGCATGCGGGCTCTTATTTTTATCATTGCCATGTAGATACGATTGAGCATTTGCAAATGGGGATGTATGGAGCATTCATTGTGAAAGCCAAGAACGGCATTAATCAAGCTTGGACGGGTGGTCCGTCCTTTGATAAAGACTATGTGTTAGTGGTAAACGAAATCGATCCTGTATGGCATAAAGCGGTAGAGGAAGGAAAGCCGTATGACAGGACGGATTTCCGCCCTAAATACTGGACGATCAACGGTAAAGCTTACCCGGATACAGAAAAAGACCCCACGAGCTATATTGATGGAGTAGTCGGAGAGACAGTCCTCGTTCGGTTGATCAATTCGGGGTACGAGCCGCACAGCTTTCATATGCATGGCTATCACTTTCAGATCATTGCTTCAGATGGCAGGCCGCTGCCTGAGCCAGTGACGAAAGATACCGTATTGATCGGGCCCGGCGAGAGGTATGACCTTCTCGTTACCTTCGATCAGTCGGGGATGTTCCCTTTCCACAGCCATAATATCGTGGACAATACGAATAACGGCACATATCCTGGTGGTTTACACACGATGATCGATGTCAAGGAAAATACGCCTGATTCTTCGCCTATGCTGATGACCATTCGTTTGAAAGCGGGTCGTAATTCGGTAACGGTGAACGGCGAGTCCATGCAGCTACCTCATTCGCCTGTCGTGTTGAAAGGAACAACCTATATTCCCGCCCGGTTTATCGGGGAGATGTTAGGTGCAGAGGTGAAATGGCTGCCAAAGGAGAAGTCGATTATTTATGCAACGGATAAAACGACGATTCAGTTATGGGTGAACAGCAGCCAGGCTAAAGTGAACGGCAGACTTGTTTCCTTGCTCGCTCCTCCCAAGGAGATCAAGGGAACAACAATGGTGCCTCTCCGTTTTATTGCCGACCAATTAGGAGCAAAGCTCAGTAAGGATAGCAAGACGGGAGAGATCATCTTTACGGGGGCGATGAGTGCTGCACCAGCGCCGTCACACCAATCTCATACCGAGGGGGGAACCTCGGGCGGTGAGACCAACGGGAACAGCGAGAACAGCGGTACGGACAGTGTGGATCAGCCAACGAACTCCGATCCGTTGACCGTCAATATCACCACCTCTTTCATGCCTACGAAGCTGACGATCAAGAAGGGGCAAACTGTCAAATGGGTGAATAAGGATACACAAATCCATACGGTTTACGATCTTGAGGACAAATTCAATAGTCCCAACATCCTTCCTAATGCCGAATTTTCTTATACCTTTAAGGAAACGGGAACTTACACGTATTATTGCTCCACCCATCCGAGCATGGTGGGAGAAATTACTGTGACTGACTAGTTCTTGCTATGTCTATCGATTATAGTTTTTGCGGGGAAGTATCTCCTTACGGTTGTTTGCTCCACCCCGTAAAGTGAAGATAAGCTTTGTAGTCAATTCCGATTACTTTACGGGGACCCCGGGTTGAGATCGTGAAATCTGAATGGGTAAACTCGTAACAAGGAAATTTCACGATCTCAAAGACAAACGCTTCGCTCCTACAGGAGATACTTCCCCTCTTTTTCTCATCGATTACGGTTAGTAAAAATACAAAAAGAAACCTCTCTTTGTTAAATGGAAGTGTCGAGCAACCATTTAAGAGATGAGGTTTCTTTGTACATTCAGGCGATTAACGATGTGGCTACTCAGTCTACAAACGCCAAGTAAGCAACCAGCAATAACAATACTCCACTGATAAGTGTTCCAAATTGTCCAACATTGAATTTTCCGATGCGGATATGACTCATTTTTGCTCCAAAGACAACACCAGCCCAAACCGTTACAAAGCTACCTATTGCAGCTAATACGGATAATAAGAG
This portion of the Cohnella abietis genome encodes:
- a CDS encoding stalk domain-containing protein, producing MINNTFLQRGMKKLLLATWVMTIILAIPLSSAAAEPTTIKKFQLYATDGYMTLPDGVQLYIWGYSFTNEPGSATFPAPALEVNEGDQVEITLTNIGPKKSGIKRLAHTIHFHGLDTDQQNDGVPHTSPAIQVGGSFKYQFTAKHAGSYFYHCHVDTIEHLQMGMYGAFIVKAKNGINQAWTGGPSFDKDYVLVVNEIDPVWHKAVEEGKPYDRTDFRPKYWTINGKAYPDTEKDPTSYIDGVVGETVLVRLINSGYEPHSFHMHGYHFQIIASDGRPLPEPVTKDTVLIGPGERYDLLVTFDQSGMFPFHSHNIVDNTNNGTYPGGLHTMIDVKENTPDSSPMLMTIRLKAGRNSVTVNGESMQLPHSPVVLKGTTYIPARFIGEMLGAEVKWLPKEKSIIYATDKTTIQLWVNSSQAKVNGRLVSLLAPPKEIKGTTMVPLRFIADQLGAKLSKDSKTGEIIFTGAMSAAPAPSHQSHTEGGTSGGETNGNSENSGTDSVDQPTNSDPLTVNITTSFMPTKLTIKKGQTVKWVNKDTQIHTVYDLEDKFNSPNILPNAEFSYTFKETGTYTYYCSTHPSMVGEITVTD